From Neosynechococcus sphagnicola sy1, the proteins below share one genomic window:
- a CDS encoding tetratricopeptide repeat protein: MDKPSVWIAGFWLTALGVIAPPALSQPIIAQYPYYPRLNNPNPLNNDEVLTNLLKEGRRLVDVKDFSAALVIYQQAVQLDSRNARIYSGMGYLYAQQGNFSAAVDAYQQAIALDANNADFHYALGFSQASLGNLVAATAAYQQAIVLRRTFTDAYLGLGAVLSRQGNVNGAMTTYRRLLALEPRNARAMESLGVTLLQQKQYPQAIKALERSIVLDSRRGSPHLYLGKARLSQGNLTAAKSEFILASRLDPRNPLIHLQIAKIYQENNDLDQAFLSYQRAAYLRPDLIEAQAGLADILMLRQDYLQAIVAYRQVLALAPENAQAYLNFGLALQARDRRSEAISAFEKARDLFQQQGDQPGAQRAEAALAGLRS, translated from the coding sequence ATGGATAAACCAAGTGTATGGATTGCAGGTTTCTGGCTGACTGCCTTAGGTGTCATCGCACCGCCAGCCCTGTCCCAGCCCATTATTGCCCAGTACCCCTACTACCCACGACTCAATAATCCCAATCCCCTCAACAATGATGAAGTCCTCACCAACCTCCTGAAAGAAGGGCGTCGGTTGGTGGATGTCAAAGATTTTTCAGCAGCCTTGGTCATTTACCAACAGGCCGTACAACTTGACAGCCGCAATGCCCGCATCTACTCTGGCATGGGCTATCTCTATGCCCAGCAGGGCAATTTTTCAGCGGCTGTCGATGCCTACCAGCAGGCGATCGCCCTCGATGCTAATAACGCTGATTTCCATTATGCCCTGGGATTTAGCCAAGCCAGTCTGGGGAATTTAGTCGCCGCCACTGCTGCCTATCAGCAGGCGATTGTTCTGCGCCGAACCTTTACCGATGCCTACCTGGGGTTGGGAGCCGTGTTGTCTCGTCAGGGTAATGTCAATGGAGCGATGACGACCTATCGGCGACTGCTGGCACTGGAACCGCGCAATGCTCGAGCCATGGAGTCGCTGGGGGTAACGCTCCTCCAACAAAAACAGTATCCCCAAGCGATCAAAGCCCTAGAACGGTCAATTGTCTTAGATTCCCGGCGGGGAAGTCCTCACCTCTATTTGGGCAAGGCCCGACTCAGTCAGGGAAATCTAACGGCCGCAAAATCAGAGTTTATCTTGGCCAGTCGCCTCGATCCCCGCAATCCGCTGATTCACCTGCAAATTGCCAAGATCTACCAAGAAAACAATGACCTGGATCAGGCGTTTTTGTCCTACCAACGGGCGGCCTATCTCCGCCCAGACTTGATTGAAGCCCAGGCTGGGCTGGCGGATATTTTGATGTTACGCCAGGACTATCTCCAGGCCATTGTTGCCTATCGGCAAGTGCTTGCCCTGGCTCCTGAGAATGCCCAAGCCTACTTGAATTTTGGACTGGCACTCCAGGCACGAGACCGTCGCTCAGAGGCAATCTCCGCCTTTGAGAAAGCCCGGGATCTGTTTCAACAACAAGGAGATCAACCGGGAGCCCAACGGGCGGAGGCAGCCCTGGCCGGACTGCGTTCCTAG
- a CDS encoding fatty acid desaturase — protein MTASTVTTKPQQLPSTDSELRLPDILRTLPRQCFQKDWRQAWTAVLLNSLCVGLGYWGIVSAPWFLLPFCWIFTGTALTGFFVLAHDCGHRSFAKRRWLNDLVGHTLLLPLLYPFHSWRILHNIHHKHTNKLEVDNAWQAFQPEFYSSLGRWGRWGYQGMRGRLWWMASILHWAFLHFNWQRFEGKDRDRVRFSALLVLAFAGIALPLLWVTTGWWGLFSLWLMPWMVYHFWMSTFTLVHHTAPNIQFKPAAEWNEVEAQLFGTVHCDYPRWVEFLCHDINVHIPHHISTAIPFYNLRMAHQSLLEQWGSQLQTCRFSWALMTQITNQCHLYHPNQCYQSFQEFHAD, from the coding sequence ATGACTGCATCGACTGTAACCACTAAGCCCCAGCAGCTCCCCTCGACTGACTCCGAGCTGCGGCTGCCAGATATTTTGCGTACCTTGCCTCGGCAGTGTTTTCAGAAGGATTGGCGTCAAGCCTGGACTGCTGTCCTGCTTAATAGCCTCTGTGTGGGGCTGGGCTACTGGGGAATTGTGTCTGCTCCATGGTTCCTACTCCCTTTTTGTTGGATCTTTACCGGAACGGCCCTCACTGGCTTTTTTGTCCTCGCCCACGATTGTGGTCATCGCTCCTTTGCCAAACGCCGTTGGCTCAATGATCTCGTGGGTCATACTCTGTTGCTGCCCTTGCTATATCCCTTTCATAGCTGGCGAATTCTGCATAATATTCACCATAAGCACACGAATAAATTGGAAGTTGATAATGCCTGGCAAGCATTTCAACCTGAGTTTTACAGCAGTCTTGGCCGCTGGGGGCGTTGGGGATATCAGGGAATGAGAGGTCGCCTCTGGTGGATGGCATCGATTCTCCATTGGGCCTTTCTGCACTTTAATTGGCAACGATTTGAGGGCAAAGATCGCGATCGCGTGCGGTTCTCGGCCTTATTGGTGCTTGCTTTTGCAGGGATTGCCTTGCCGCTGCTCTGGGTGACTACGGGCTGGTGGGGTTTATTTAGCCTTTGGTTGATGCCCTGGATGGTCTATCACTTTTGGATGAGCACCTTTACCCTGGTGCATCATACGGCTCCCAACATTCAATTTAAGCCCGCTGCGGAGTGGAATGAGGTGGAAGCCCAACTGTTTGGAACGGTTCACTGCGACTATCCCCGGTGGGTGGAATTTCTCTGCCACGACATCAATGTGCATATTCCCCATCACATTTCCACTGCAATTCCCTTTTATAACCTTCGGATGGCTCACCAAAGTCTTCTGGAGCAGTGGGGATCGCAGCTCCAGACCTGTCGCTTTTCCTGGGCATTAATGACACAAATTACCAATCAGTGTCATCTCTACCACCCAAATCAGTGTTACCAGTCCTTCCAGGAGTTTCACGCTGACTAA
- a CDS encoding mannose-1-phosphate guanyltransferase — MRAVLMAGGSGTRLRPLTCDLPKPMVPILARPIAEHIINLLKRHQITEIIATLHYLPDVMRDYFQDGSSLGVQIIYAVEEDQPLGTAGCVKNVAELLDETFIVISGDSVTDFDLSAALEFHRQHCSQATLVLTQVPNPLEFGVVITDDRQRIQRFLEKPSPGEVFSDTVNTGIYILEPEVLEYLPSDQELDFSKDLFPLLLEKHIPMYGYVAAGYWCDIGHLDVYREAQYDGLMRRVTLDYAYKEQSPGLWVGQNTYIDLTARIEPPVLIGDNCRIGPRVQIESGTVIGDNVTIGADADLKRPIIWNGAIIGEEVHLRACVIGRGARVDRRVHVLEGAVVGSLSTVGEEAQISPGVRVWPSKKIESGATLNINLIWGNTARRNLFGQRGVSGLANVDITPEFAVKLGAAYGSTLKQGSQVTVSRDQRSISRMVSRSLIAGLMSVGVNVLNLEATAIPVARSVLPTLSVSGGLHVRVHPDRSDHILIEFFNHQGINLSKAQEKKIEGAYFKEDLRRAQIHEIGNVVILSQAIDIYSTSFEKHLQVEALRRSSSKVVIDYVYAVSGAVLPQLLGKFGCDAVVLNASLSHTAPTTADREGLLNQLGHVVEALHATFGVQVSANGEQLILVDEAGIPIRGEILTALMVDTVLTSQPRGTVVVPVHVSSAIEQIARRHDGKVIRTKVNPTALMEACYTQSNVVLGGSGEMGFIFPQMHPGFDAMFCIAKLIEMLSLQERSLGQIRAELPRINHKTYSVRCPWTVKGALMRHLVETHAPENLELVDGVKICNRQHDSWVLILPDAGEPLVQIMANSSDRGWVDETLREYRQLVQEFVDQSQQVDELRP, encoded by the coding sequence ATGCGAGCAGTGCTAATGGCAGGTGGATCCGGAACGCGACTCAGGCCCCTGACCTGCGACCTTCCCAAACCAATGGTGCCAATTCTGGCACGACCGATTGCAGAACATATCATCAATTTACTCAAGCGCCACCAGATCACGGAGATCATTGCTACGCTGCACTACCTGCCGGATGTGATGCGGGACTACTTCCAGGATGGGAGTAGTTTAGGGGTGCAGATTATCTATGCGGTGGAGGAAGATCAACCCCTGGGAACCGCTGGCTGCGTCAAGAATGTTGCGGAACTGTTGGATGAAACCTTCATTGTCATCAGCGGGGATAGTGTCACAGATTTTGATCTCAGTGCGGCGCTAGAATTTCACCGTCAGCATTGCTCCCAGGCAACCCTGGTCTTAACCCAGGTTCCCAATCCCCTAGAGTTTGGAGTGGTGATTACCGACGATCGGCAGCGGATTCAGCGGTTTCTAGAAAAACCATCTCCGGGGGAAGTGTTCTCAGATACGGTCAACACCGGTATCTATATCTTGGAACCCGAGGTGCTGGAGTATCTCCCCAGCGATCAAGAATTGGATTTTTCCAAAGATCTCTTTCCCCTGCTGCTGGAAAAGCACATTCCCATGTATGGCTATGTTGCGGCGGGTTATTGGTGTGACATTGGGCATTTAGATGTCTATCGGGAAGCTCAGTACGACGGGTTAATGCGGCGGGTGACCCTAGACTATGCCTATAAAGAACAGTCACCGGGGCTCTGGGTCGGGCAGAACACCTACATTGATCTCACAGCCCGAATTGAGCCACCGGTTTTGATTGGGGATAATTGCCGCATTGGGCCACGGGTGCAAATTGAATCGGGTACGGTCATTGGTGATAATGTCACCATTGGAGCCGATGCCGATCTGAAACGCCCGATCATCTGGAATGGTGCCATCATTGGCGAAGAAGTGCATCTCCGCGCCTGTGTTATTGGCCGAGGAGCCAGGGTGGATCGCCGGGTGCATGTCCTTGAAGGAGCGGTGGTGGGTTCCCTCTCCACCGTGGGAGAAGAAGCTCAGATAAGTCCAGGGGTAAGAGTCTGGCCGAGTAAGAAGATTGAGTCTGGGGCGACTTTAAATATCAATTTAATCTGGGGAAACACCGCTCGTCGGAATCTGTTTGGGCAGCGGGGGGTCTCTGGCTTAGCGAATGTGGATATCACGCCGGAGTTTGCCGTTAAGTTGGGGGCTGCCTACGGCTCGACTCTGAAGCAAGGGTCCCAGGTTACGGTCTCTCGGGATCAGCGCAGTATTTCCCGGATGGTGTCGCGATCGCTGATTGCGGGGCTGATGTCCGTAGGGGTGAATGTGTTGAATTTAGAAGCAACTGCAATCCCAGTGGCCCGTTCCGTGTTACCCACCCTCTCGGTGTCTGGTGGCCTACATGTGCGGGTGCATCCGGATCGCTCCGATCACATTCTGATCGAGTTTTTCAATCACCAGGGGATCAATCTATCCAAAGCCCAGGAGAAAAAAATTGAAGGGGCGTACTTCAAGGAAGATCTGCGTCGGGCTCAAATCCATGAAATTGGCAATGTTGTCATCCTCAGTCAGGCAATTGATATTTACTCCACCAGTTTCGAGAAACATTTACAGGTGGAAGCTTTGCGCCGCAGTAGTTCCAAGGTAGTGATTGACTACGTATATGCGGTGTCTGGAGCCGTGCTGCCCCAATTGTTGGGTAAGTTTGGTTGTGATGCCGTGGTTTTGAATGCCAGTCTCAGTCACACAGCCCCCACCACGGCCGATCGGGAAGGGCTGCTGAATCAACTGGGGCATGTGGTGGAAGCCCTCCACGCCACCTTTGGAGTCCAGGTGTCTGCCAATGGTGAGCAATTAATTTTAGTCGATGAGGCAGGCATCCCTATTCGGGGGGAAATTTTAACGGCCCTGATGGTCGATACGGTGCTCACTTCCCAACCCAGGGGGACGGTGGTGGTGCCCGTGCATGTTTCCAGTGCCATTGAACAAATTGCCCGCCGCCACGATGGCAAGGTGATCCGCACCAAGGTCAATCCCACCGCCCTGATGGAAGCTTGCTATACCCAATCCAATGTGGTGTTAGGTGGCAGTGGGGAAATGGGGTTTATTTTTCCCCAGATGCATCCAGGGTTTGATGCCATGTTTTGCATCGCCAAGTTGATTGAGATGCTGAGCCTGCAAGAGCGATCGCTGGGTCAAATTCGGGCGGAACTGCCTCGCATTAACCACAAGACTTACTCCGTTCGCTGCCCTTGGACCGTGAAAGGGGCACTGATGCGTCATCTGGTCGAAACCCATGCCCCGGAAAACCTGGAACTGGTGGATGGGGTCAAAATTTGTAACCGCCAACATGACAGCTGGGTGTTAATTTTGCCAGATGCGGGTGAGCCTCTGGTGCAGATTATGGCCAACAGTAGCGATCGCGGTTGGGTGGATGAGACGCTGCGAGAGTATCGACAGCTGGTTCAAGAATTTGTCGATCAGTCCCAGCAAGTGGATGAACTCAGACCTTAA
- a CDS encoding class I SAM-dependent methyltransferase, giving the protein MLRPFGNWPNLRKTQHCLDIGCGVSFLVYPWREWQALFHGLDISTVAQESLTARGPQLNSKLFKGATLGVAHHLPYEADQFDLAIATGWSCYYPCDYWTAVLSEVKRVLKPGGMFVFDLLNPEAPLAENWGILETYLGAEVFLESLDNWQKTLKAAGAKILKTQPGELFQLYTVKFDN; this is encoded by the coding sequence TTGCTTCGCCCTTTTGGGAACTGGCCAAACCTCAGAAAAACCCAGCACTGTCTGGACATTGGATGTGGAGTCAGCTTTTTGGTATATCCCTGGCGGGAGTGGCAGGCATTGTTTCACGGCCTTGACATCAGTACGGTGGCCCAGGAAAGTCTGACGGCTCGGGGGCCACAGCTCAACTCTAAGCTCTTTAAGGGGGCCACCCTGGGAGTGGCTCACCACTTACCCTATGAAGCCGACCAGTTTGATCTGGCGATCGCCACGGGATGGAGTTGTTACTATCCTTGCGACTACTGGACAGCGGTACTGTCAGAAGTTAAGCGAGTCTTAAAACCAGGGGGGATGTTTGTGTTTGATCTGCTCAATCCTGAGGCTCCCTTGGCAGAAAACTGGGGGATTCTAGAAACCTACCTTGGCGCTGAGGTGTTCCTAGAATCCCTAGACAATTGGCAGAAAACCCTCAAGGCCGCTGGAGCCAAGATTCTGAAAACCCAACCTGGCGAGCTATTCCAGCTCTATACGGTGAAATTTGACAACTGA